One window of the Oncorhynchus clarkii lewisi isolate Uvic-CL-2024 chromosome 19, UVic_Ocla_1.0, whole genome shotgun sequence genome contains the following:
- the LOC139374601 gene encoding NACHT, LRR and PYD domains-containing protein 1 homolog isoform X1, producing the protein MGQFPRHRLSLVLDLKELSIETSIEHALSPALDSICVQETGPICITDMLVLVQDSTHWLQIEPLTSTVQGVTMFRHRTPKGSYECTVSGLRWLCERDVILKYHFRNWEPYSQLLKDMQYTQGGPLLDITMELGELEEVHLPHFVCLGTNPSLRNEMKILHVEEHGVSLEEVHEVTRFHVKILHPKFSAIAVILSYILSWIVDVHCDVVLYMAVKKSTVISRLYLLLRNSSQKEAVREREKDQVSQGYSEFLLPSPNGPLKMNSWFALKNPLSTSIYPEKIQLLPANTTPSCCKMIMGNTGVDIEMELIGDDERTVWKSVVSKDEYSKDSHPTRKFVFVDEVTELTSLQVVMKDTVEDLSLTLPGIPAEEFLKKHRAELIHGVKNPMPIADDLSSKSMIGDEEYSRITAETTEQERMRKLLNAVLPKGPEVMGACLKALSEHERHLVKYLSESST; encoded by the exons atgggccagtttcccagacacagattaagtctGGTCCTGGACCTTAAAGAACTTTCTATTGAAACTTCCATTGAGCATGCTTTAAGTCCAGCACTAGACtcaatctgtgtccaggaaacaggCCCCATATGTATTACTGACATGCTTGTCCTTGTTCAGGACTCCACACACTGGCTTCAGATTGAACCCTTGACTTCCACTGTCCAGGGAGTGACAATGTTCAG ACACAGGACACCCAAAGGGAGTTATGAGTGCACAGTGTCTGGGCTCCGCtggctgtgtgagagagatgtcATTCTGAAGTATCACTTCAGGAACTGGGAACCCTACAGTCAACTTCTGAAAGACATGCAGTACACACAAGGTGGTCCATTGCTGGACATCACTATGGAGTTAGGTGAACTGGAGGAAGTTCATCTGCCACACTTTGTCTGTTTAG GGACCAACCCTTCCCTGAGGAATGAGATGAAGATTCTTCATGTAGAGGAACATGGAGTGTCTTTAGAGGAAGTGCATGAAGTCACCAGATTCCATGTTAAGATTCTCCATCCCAAATTCTCAGCTATCGCTGTTATACTGAGCTATATCCTTTCTTGGATCGTAGATGTCCACTGTGACGTGGTCCTCTATATGGCAGTAAAAAAGTCAACAGTCATTTCAAGGCTGTACCTGCTCCTCAGAAACTCCAGTCAGAAAGAG GCTGTTCGGGAACGGGAGAAAGATCAGGTGTCCCAAGGATATTCTGAATTTCTCCTGCCAAGTCCAAATGGGCCCTTAAAGATGAACAGTTGGTTTGCACTCAAGAATCCCCTCTCCACTTCCATCTATCCAGAG AAGATTCAGCTGTTACCTGCAAACACCACACCAAGCTGTTGTAAGATGATAATGGGAAACACAGGGGTGGACATTGAGATGGAGTTAATCGGGGATGATGAGAGGACAGTATGGAAATCAGTGGTATCAAAAG ATGAATACAGCAAAGACTCTCATCCAACACGTAAGTTTGTCTTTGTGGACGAGGTCACAGAGCTAACGTCCCTTCAAGTTGTGATGAAGGACACTGTTGAAGACCTTT CATTAACACTCCCTGGGATTCCTGCTGAGGAGTTTCTGAAGAAACACAGGGCTGAACTCATTCACGGAGTCAAAAACCCAATGCCAATAGCAGATGATCTGTCGTCAAAGAGCATGATTGGTGATGAAGAGTACTCCAGAATAACAGCTGAAACAACTGAACAGGAGCGAATGAGAAAACTACTGAACGCAGTCCTCCCTAAAGGACCAGAAGTGATGGGAGCTTGTCTCAAAGCTCTCAGTGAACATGAACGCCATCTTGTTAAGTACTTGAGTGAATCTAG CACCTAA
- the LOC139374601 gene encoding NACHT, LRR and PYD domains-containing protein 1 homolog isoform X2, producing the protein MGQFPRHRLSLVLDLKELSIETSIEHALSPALDSICVQETGPICITDMLVLVQDSTHWLQIEPLTSTVQGVTMFRHRTPKGSYECTVSGLRWLCERDVILKYHFRNWEPYSQLLKDMQYTQGGPLLDITMELGELEEVHLPHFVCLGTNPSLRNEMKILHVEEHGVSLEEVHEVTRFHVKILHPKFSAIAVILSYILSWIVDVHCDVVLYMAVKKSTVISRLYLLLRNSSQKEAVREREKDQVSQGYSEFLLPSPNGPLKMNSWFALKNPLSTSIYPEKIQLLPANTTPSCCKMIMGNTGVDIEMELIGDDERTVWKSVVSKDEYSKDSHPTPLTLPGIPAEEFLKKHRAELIHGVKNPMPIADDLSSKSMIGDEEYSRITAETTEQERMRKLLNAVLPKGPEVMGACLKALSEHERHLVKYLSESST; encoded by the exons atgggccagtttcccagacacagattaagtctGGTCCTGGACCTTAAAGAACTTTCTATTGAAACTTCCATTGAGCATGCTTTAAGTCCAGCACTAGACtcaatctgtgtccaggaaacaggCCCCATATGTATTACTGACATGCTTGTCCTTGTTCAGGACTCCACACACTGGCTTCAGATTGAACCCTTGACTTCCACTGTCCAGGGAGTGACAATGTTCAG ACACAGGACACCCAAAGGGAGTTATGAGTGCACAGTGTCTGGGCTCCGCtggctgtgtgagagagatgtcATTCTGAAGTATCACTTCAGGAACTGGGAACCCTACAGTCAACTTCTGAAAGACATGCAGTACACACAAGGTGGTCCATTGCTGGACATCACTATGGAGTTAGGTGAACTGGAGGAAGTTCATCTGCCACACTTTGTCTGTTTAG GGACCAACCCTTCCCTGAGGAATGAGATGAAGATTCTTCATGTAGAGGAACATGGAGTGTCTTTAGAGGAAGTGCATGAAGTCACCAGATTCCATGTTAAGATTCTCCATCCCAAATTCTCAGCTATCGCTGTTATACTGAGCTATATCCTTTCTTGGATCGTAGATGTCCACTGTGACGTGGTCCTCTATATGGCAGTAAAAAAGTCAACAGTCATTTCAAGGCTGTACCTGCTCCTCAGAAACTCCAGTCAGAAAGAG GCTGTTCGGGAACGGGAGAAAGATCAGGTGTCCCAAGGATATTCTGAATTTCTCCTGCCAAGTCCAAATGGGCCCTTAAAGATGAACAGTTGGTTTGCACTCAAGAATCCCCTCTCCACTTCCATCTATCCAGAG AAGATTCAGCTGTTACCTGCAAACACCACACCAAGCTGTTGTAAGATGATAATGGGAAACACAGGGGTGGACATTGAGATGGAGTTAATCGGGGATGATGAGAGGACAGTATGGAAATCAGTGGTATCAAAAG ATGAATACAGCAAAGACTCTCATCCAACAC CATTAACACTCCCTGGGATTCCTGCTGAGGAGTTTCTGAAGAAACACAGGGCTGAACTCATTCACGGAGTCAAAAACCCAATGCCAATAGCAGATGATCTGTCGTCAAAGAGCATGATTGGTGATGAAGAGTACTCCAGAATAACAGCTGAAACAACTGAACAGGAGCGAATGAGAAAACTACTGAACGCAGTCCTCCCTAAAGGACCAGAAGTGATGGGAGCTTGTCTCAAAGCTCTCAGTGAACATGAACGCCATCTTGTTAAGTACTTGAGTGAATCTAG CACCTAA
- the LOC139374614 gene encoding NACHT, LRR and PYD domains-containing protein 3-like: MSLPVEREGETTASKMSLSGEREEETTASKMTQDTSSKSVQKPRSESPTTILLSMKSDQPPAFSQEPLPDDNKEVESLVSEDVLKITHNLLDIRSQTLLRVQQDIKAKLKHKYQHISEGFGHHGNQSLLKDIYTELYITEGGSGGLNNEHEVRQIEMASKKQPTQETPIKCNDIFKPLPGQDKPIRTVLTKGIAGIGKTVSVQKVILDWAEGKANQDVHFMFPLPFRDLNLKKDQYSLMQLLSHYFPELKEIDSIEDGETKTVFIFDGLDECRLPLDLTNNEKCCDVTKPTSVDVLLTNLIKGNLLPSALLWITTRPAAANQIPPECIDQVTEVRGFNDPQKEVYFRKKITDQNLANEIIKHMKTSRSLHIMCHIPVFCWISATVLEMILNEAEKEEIPKTLTQMYSHFMLIQIIVKNRKYNKATETNPKELSQSDKEMILKLAKLAFQQLQKGNLIFYEEDLRECGLDVTEASEYSALCTEIFKEESGLYQDKVYSFVHLSIQEFLAAVHALESCLDKKENVFSKAVTGGDDDDDDEEEEEEEEEESIQLSDLHEIAVDQALKSENGHLDLFLRFLLGLSLESNQNLLRGLLTQTGSTTQTNERTVERTVRYLSDEIKEESSPERIINLFHCLNELGSNSLVEDMQTSLRSGTLSETRLKPDQCSALAYLLLMSEEVLEEFDLKTYNTSEEGYQRLLPIVKTCKRALLAGCKLTYKSCETLASALQTSNSSLIELDLSYNDLGDRGVELLCVGLTSPLCNIQTLVLAGCKLTYKSCETLASALQKHNSPLRELDLSYNDLGDRGVKLLCVGLTSPLCNIQTLVLAGCKVTYESCETLASALETPNSPLRQLDLRYNDLGDRGVELLCVGLTSPLCNIQTLVLGQCGLTEGCCSGLASVLSSPNSQLKQLELRDNDLQDSGVTLLSAGLEDPDCKLHTLSLGQCGLTEGCCSHLASVLSSPNSQLKQLELRDNDLQDSGVTLLSAGLEDPDCKLHTLGLSGCLVTEEGCAALSSALRSNPSHLKELDLSYNHPGDSAGGLLSSALVDPTYKRMKLNVDHGGECWLKSGLRKYACHLTLDPNTANPHLILSEGNRKLKRVVEDQHYEDHPDRFDCLYQVLCREGLSGCRYYWEVEMDGGMTDIGVVYRGLKRKERGSDRRIGDNRKSWCLVCFDKGYLFKHDGVSRSIPRRVSNRVGVYLDWPAGTLTFYSVSSSGTLTHLHTEHTTFTEPLYPGFGIYSAFSVTLCQIDEQHIQR; this comes from the exons ATGAGTCtccctgtggagagagagggggagaccactgcctctaaaatgagtctctctggggaaagagaggaggagaccaCCGCTTCTAAAATGACTCAAGACACCAGTTCTAAGAG TGTCCAGAAGCCCAGATCAGAGTCACCTACAACCATCCTGCTATCAATGAAGAGTGATCAGCCACCTGCTTTCAGCCAGGAACCATTACCAGATGACAATAAGGAAGTGGAGAGTTTGGTCAGTGAGGATGTATTAAAGATCACACACAACCTTCTGGACATAAGAA GTCAAACTCTGCTGAGGGTCCAACAAGACATCAAGGCTAAACTGAAACACAAGTATCAACACATATCTGAAGGATTTGGACACCATGGAAACCAAAGTCTGTTAAAGGACATCTACACAGAActctacatcacagagggtggaaGTGGAGGGctcaataatgaacatgaggttAGACAGATAGAGATGGCATCCAAGAAACAACCCACACAAGAGACACCAATCAAATGCAACGACATCTTCAAGCCTTTACCTGGACAAGACAAACCAATCAGAACTGTGCTGACCAAAGGAATCGCcggcattggaaaaacagtctctgtgcagaaggTCATCCTTGACTGGGCAGAGGGAAAAGCAAATCAGGACGTTCATTTCATGTTTCCTCTTCCTTTCCGTGATCTGAACCTGAAAAAGGACCAATACAGTCTGATGCAACTTCTTTCCCACTACTTCCCAGAGCTGAAAGAGATTGACAGCATTGAAGATGGTGAAACCAAAACTGTTTTCAtttttgatggtctggatgagtgtCGACTTCCTCTAGACTTAACAAACAATGAGAAGTGCTGTGATGTCACGAAGCCAACCTCAGTGGACGTGCTGCTGACAAACCTCATCAAGGGGAATCtacttccctctgctctcctctggataaccACACGACCTGCAGCAGCCAATCAGATCCCTCCTGAGTGTAttgaccaggtgacagaggtacgagggttcaatgaTCCACAGAAGGAGGTGTACTTCAGGAAGAAAATCACAGATCAGAATCTGGCCAATGAAATCATCAAACACATGaagacatcaaggagcctccacatcatgtgccatATACCAGTCTTCTGTTGGATATCAGCCACAGTCCTTGAGATGATACTGAACGAGGCAGAGAAGGAAGAAATCCCCAAAACTCTGACCCAGATGTACTCACACTTCATGCTCATCCAAATCATTGTGAAGAACAGGAAGTACAACAAAGCCACAGAGACAAACCCAAAGGAACTGTCTCAGTCAGACAAAGAGATGATCCTTAAACTGGCAAAGCTGGCTTTCCAACAGCTGCAGAAGGGCAACCTGATCTTCTACGAGGAGGACCTGAGAGAGTGTGGCCTTGACGTCACAGAGGCATCAGAGTACTCAGCATTGTGTACAGAGATCTTTAAAGAAGAATCTGGGCTGTACCAAGACAAGGTCTACAGCTTTGTgcatctgagcattcaggagtttctAGCGGCAGTGCATGCTTTAGAATCATGTCTGGACAAGAAGGAAAATGTTTTCTCCAAAGCAGTcactggtggtgatgatgatgatgatgatgaggaggaggaggaggaggaggaggaggagtcaatCCAGTTGTCTGACTTACACGAGATTGCAGTGGACCAGGCCTTGAAGAGTGAGAATGGACACCTGGACCTgttcctccgcttccttctgggtctctcactggagtccaatcagaatcTGTTACGAGGCCTtctgacacagacaggaagtacAACACAGACCAATGAGAGAACAGTTGAGAGAACAGTCAGGTACCTTTCAGACGAGATCAAGGAGGAATCCTCACCAGAAAGGATCATCAACttgttccactgtctgaatgaacttGGTTCCAACTCTCTAGTTGAAGACATGCAGACCTCCCTGCGATCAGGAACTCTTTCAGAAACAAGACTAAAACCTGACCAATGTTCAGCCCTGGCCTACCTGTTACTGATGTCAGAGGAGGTGCTGGAGGAGTTTGACCTGAAGACATACAACACATCAGAGGAAGGTTATCAGAGGTTGCTGCCGATAGTGAAAACCTGCAAGAGAGCact ACTAGCTGGCTGTAAACTCACATATAAATCCTGTGAGACTCTGGCCTCAGCTCTGCAGACATCAAACTCCTCCCTGATAGAACTGGACCTCAGCTACAATGACCtgggagacagaggagtggagCTGCTCTGTGTTGGACTAACCAGTCCACTCTGCAACATACAGACACTAGT actAGCTGGCTGTAAACTCACATATAAATCCTGTGAGACTCTGGCCTCAGCTCTGCAGAAACATAACTCCCctctgagagagctggacctcaGCTACAATGACCTGGGAGACagaggagtgaagctgctctgtGTTGGACTAACCAGTCCACTCTGCAACATACAGACACTAGT ACTAGCTGGCTGTAAAGTCACATATGAATCCTGTGAGACTCTGGCCTCAGCTCTGGAGACACCAAACTCCCCCCTGAGACAACTGGACCTCCGCTACAATGATCtgggagacagaggagtggagCTGCTCTGTGTTGGACTAACCAGTCCACTCTGCAACATACAGACACTAGT TCTTGGTCAGTGTGGTCTGACAGAGGGTTGCTGTTCAGGTCTGGCCTCAGTCCTGAGTTCACCCAACTCACAACTGAAACAACTGGAGCTGAGAGACAATGACCTGCAGGACTCAGGAGTTACACTGctgtctgctggactggaggatccagaCTGTAAACTACACACACTGAG TCTTGGTCAGTGTGGTCTGACAGAGGGTTGCTGTTCACATCTGGCCTCAGTCCTGAGTTCACCCAACTCACAACTGAAACAACTGGAGCTGAGAGACAATGACCTGCAGGACTCAGGAGTTACACTGctgtctgctggactggaggatccagaCTGTAAACTACACACACTGGG gctgtctggctgtctggtcaCAGAGGAGGGCTGTGCTGCTCTGtcttcagctctgaggtcaaacccctcccACCTGaaagagctggacctgagctacaatcacccaggagactctGCAGGGGGACTGCTTTCATCTGCTCTGGTGGATCCCACATATAAACGGATGAAGCTGAA TGTGGATCATGGTGGAGAGTGCTGGCTGAAATCAGGGCTGAGGAAAT ATGCCTGTCATCTCACCCTGGACCCAAATACAGCAAACCCACACCTGATACTGTCTGAGGGGAACAGGAAGTTGAAACGGGTGGTGGAGGACCAGCATTATGAAGACCATCCAGACAGATTTGATTGTCTTTATCAAGTTCTCTGCAGAGAAGGCTTATCTGGGTGTCGTTATTACTGGGAGGTGGAGATGGATGGTGGCATGACTGACATTGGTGTGGTGTACAGAGGATTGAagaggaaggaaagggggagTGACCGTAGGATTGGAGACAATAGGAAGTCTTGGTGTTTAGTCTGCTTTGACAAAGGTTATTTATTTAAACATGATGGAGTCAGCAGATCCATCCCTCGTCGTGTTTCTAACAGAGTtggagtgtatctggactggccagctGGTACTTTGACCTTCTATAGCGTGTCCTCCTCTGGTACACTGACACACcttcacacagaacacaccacatTCACTGAACCCCTCTATCCTGGATTTGGGATTTACTCCGCCTTCTCAGTGACCCTGTGTCAGATAGATGAGCAACACATTCAGAGGTGA